Proteins from one Catenuloplanes atrovinosus genomic window:
- a CDS encoding AraC family transcriptional regulator — MDVISEAIDDLRIGRVYGRRAQVPATFAGRFEACEGVGFHVLLRGTGWLITESDPPARMRAGDIALVPHGAAHGFAPEPRALAALPPAPMGLQNPPPAPMPVDMMCGIYRLEHGGGIHRFLRSLPDAVLVSPDYAREARLGALIELLTDDLDTPRDGHLVTRPALVDLMLVHALRLWQARQGAAGPAWDALGDPAIAAALREIHDSPQAPWTVERLSRAAGMSRTAFTRRFTSLVGTPPMTYLIGRRLHQGAQLLRETDAPLAAIARQVGYATEFAFAGAFRREFGISPGRFRRVSEPLPG; from the coding sequence GTGGACGTGATCAGCGAGGCCATCGACGACCTGCGCATCGGGCGGGTCTACGGACGCCGCGCCCAGGTGCCGGCCACCTTCGCCGGCCGGTTCGAGGCGTGCGAGGGCGTCGGGTTCCACGTGCTGCTGCGCGGCACCGGCTGGCTGATCACCGAGTCGGACCCGCCCGCCCGGATGCGCGCCGGCGACATCGCGCTGGTCCCGCACGGCGCCGCGCACGGCTTCGCCCCGGAGCCGCGTGCGCTGGCCGCGCTGCCGCCCGCGCCGATGGGCCTGCAGAACCCGCCGCCCGCACCGATGCCGGTGGACATGATGTGCGGGATCTACCGGCTGGAGCACGGCGGCGGCATCCACCGGTTCCTGCGCTCGCTGCCGGACGCGGTGCTGGTCTCGCCGGACTACGCGCGCGAGGCCAGGCTGGGCGCACTGATCGAGCTGCTCACCGACGACCTGGACACCCCCCGGGACGGCCATCTGGTCACCCGGCCCGCGCTGGTCGACCTGATGCTGGTGCACGCGCTGCGGCTCTGGCAGGCGCGGCAGGGCGCGGCCGGACCGGCCTGGGACGCGCTCGGCGACCCGGCGATCGCGGCCGCGCTGCGCGAGATCCATGACAGCCCGCAGGCGCCGTGGACCGTGGAGCGGCTCAGCCGCGCGGCCGGGATGTCGCGGACCGCGTTCACCCGGCGGTTCACCTCGCTGGTCGGGACGCCGCCGATGACGTACCTGATCGGCCGCCGGCTGCACCAGGGCGCACAGCTGCTGCGCGAGACGGACGCGCCGCTGGCCGCGATCGCCCGCCAGGTCGGCTACGCCACGGAGTTCGCGTTCGCGGGCGCGT
- a CDS encoding GntR family transcriptional regulator — MTEEWGTRLAGDRALLDRGSTAERVADVLRQRITEGVFRPGTRLSEESLREALGISRNTLREAFRLLAHEGLLEHQLNRGVFVRLLSSADIRDLYAIRRILECGALRNLDAVPAAAVARLRAAIEAADDAAARADWGAVGTANMRFHQAIADLSGSRRVAESVRALLAELRLVFLVVADPRQLHEPYVAGNRALYELLAAGDVRAAEEALQRYFDDAEKQLLAAYAAADR, encoded by the coding sequence GTGACCGAGGAGTGGGGTACGCGACTCGCGGGCGACCGGGCGCTGCTCGATCGCGGGAGCACCGCGGAGCGGGTGGCGGACGTCCTTCGGCAGCGGATCACCGAGGGCGTGTTCCGGCCCGGCACGCGGCTGAGCGAGGAGAGCCTGCGCGAGGCGCTGGGCATCTCGCGGAACACGCTGCGTGAGGCGTTCCGGCTGCTCGCGCACGAGGGGCTGCTGGAGCACCAGCTCAACCGCGGCGTCTTCGTGCGGCTGCTGTCCAGCGCGGACATCCGCGATCTGTACGCGATCCGGCGCATCCTGGAGTGCGGGGCGCTGCGCAACCTGGACGCCGTGCCCGCGGCGGCGGTCGCGCGGCTCCGCGCGGCGATCGAGGCGGCGGACGACGCGGCGGCGCGCGCGGATTGGGGCGCGGTCGGCACCGCGAACATGCGGTTCCACCAGGCGATCGCGGACCTGTCCGGCAGCCGCCGGGTCGCGGAGTCGGTGCGCGCGCTGCTGGCCGAGCTGCGCCTGGTGTTCCTGGTGGTGGCGGACCCGCGGCAGTTGCACGAGCCGTACGTGGCGGGCAACCGCGCGCTCTACGAGCTGCTGGCGGCCGGCGACGTGCGGGCCGCCGAGGAGGCGCTGCAACGCTACTTCGACGACGCCGAGAAGCAGTTGCTCGCCGCCTACGCCGCGGCCGACCGATAG
- a CDS encoding acyl-CoA dehydrogenase family protein: MDDQTITRDRAEQGEARDRLTAETIEAMRAAGDFALAVPAEDGGQGASAETILRRLIALGREDPSAAWVAGVSVTSKVLARRMAPDPVRTEIFADPDAITCGSGRPECGRGTREADGTVTVTGAWPNVSGCEDAAWAGLALMIDDVPHFAHIPVADLTIDRTWRVAGMRATGSHTLVADRLGIPDGRVRPFVPFGVNDVMLFGLTVLGPVIGGAYGALDTVRAMFASGRKPFMTSYASMGESPGARHWLADATHLIERAERTAFAVAAASDGDEVPRSDMPRWHLEEATAARDCRAAVDLLLDLHGASGFGTANPLQRFWRDVAVGSRHPHLNPYLAVENYGRALA, translated from the coding sequence ATGGATGACCAGACGATCACGAGAGACCGGGCGGAGCAGGGCGAGGCCCGGGACCGGCTGACGGCGGAGACGATTGAGGCGATGCGGGCGGCCGGCGACTTCGCGCTGGCGGTGCCGGCCGAGGACGGTGGCCAGGGCGCGAGCGCGGAGACGATCCTGCGCCGCCTGATCGCGCTCGGCCGCGAGGACCCGTCCGCCGCCTGGGTGGCCGGCGTGAGCGTGACCAGCAAGGTGCTGGCCCGGCGGATGGCCCCGGACCCGGTGCGCACGGAGATCTTCGCGGACCCGGACGCGATCACCTGCGGCTCGGGCCGGCCGGAGTGCGGCCGGGGCACGCGCGAGGCGGACGGCACCGTGACCGTCACCGGCGCCTGGCCCAACGTCTCCGGCTGCGAGGACGCCGCCTGGGCCGGGCTGGCCCTGATGATCGACGACGTGCCGCACTTCGCGCACATCCCGGTCGCGGACCTGACCATCGACCGGACCTGGCGGGTGGCGGGCATGCGCGCCACCGGCAGTCACACCCTGGTCGCGGACCGGCTCGGCATCCCGGACGGGCGGGTGCGACCGTTCGTCCCGTTCGGCGTCAACGACGTGATGCTGTTCGGCCTGACCGTGCTGGGGCCGGTGATCGGCGGGGCGTACGGCGCGCTGGACACCGTGCGGGCCATGTTCGCCTCCGGGCGCAAGCCGTTCATGACCTCGTACGCCTCGATGGGCGAGTCGCCCGGTGCGCGGCACTGGCTGGCGGACGCCACCCACCTGATCGAGCGGGCCGAGCGCACCGCGTTCGCGGTGGCGGCCGCCTCGGACGGGGACGAGGTGCCGCGGTCCGACATGCCGCGCTGGCACCTGGAGGAGGCGACCGCCGCGCGCGACTGCCGGGCCGCCGTGGACCTGCTGCTCGACCTGCACGGCGCGAGCGGCTTCGGCACGGCGAACCCGTTGCAGCGCTTCTGGCGGGACGTCGCGGTCGGCAGCCGGCACCCGCACCTCAACCCGTACCTGGCGGTCGAGAACTACGGCAGGGCGCTAGCGTAG
- a CDS encoding TIGR03089 family protein, which translates to MSDVPAIFTAAVAADPARPLLTYYDDATGERTELSGVTLGNWVSKTANLLVDGLGLGPGNRADLLLPPHWQTAAILLAGWSAGLTVGYRPWSTAGLGADTAVPDVAFVSHERARSFLEAVPDADERFVLSMHPFAMPMREVPEGYRDFNAEVRVHGDVFRPYALPAATDPASPDGTTFAQWGEIARHIAGESGLTSGDRIMIDASAHEQPVQWLLAPLAAGASIVLVANADKEKLAARAESERVTRVL; encoded by the coding sequence GTGTCCGACGTTCCAGCGATCTTCACCGCCGCGGTGGCGGCCGATCCGGCCCGCCCGCTGCTGACCTACTACGACGACGCGACCGGCGAGCGCACCGAGCTGTCCGGCGTGACGCTCGGCAACTGGGTGTCCAAGACCGCGAATCTGCTGGTGGACGGCCTCGGCCTGGGCCCGGGCAACCGCGCGGACCTGCTGCTGCCGCCGCACTGGCAGACCGCGGCGATCCTGCTGGCGGGCTGGTCCGCGGGCCTGACCGTGGGCTACCGGCCGTGGTCGACCGCGGGCCTGGGCGCGGACACGGCCGTGCCGGACGTGGCCTTCGTCTCGCACGAGCGGGCGCGCAGCTTCCTGGAGGCCGTGCCGGACGCGGACGAGCGGTTCGTGCTGAGCATGCACCCGTTCGCGATGCCGATGCGCGAGGTGCCGGAGGGCTATCGCGACTTCAACGCGGAGGTGCGCGTGCACGGCGACGTGTTCCGCCCGTACGCGCTGCCCGCCGCCACGGACCCGGCGAGCCCGGACGGCACCACGTTCGCGCAGTGGGGCGAGATCGCCCGGCACATCGCGGGCGAGTCGGGCCTGACGTCCGGGGATCGGATCATGATCGACGCGAGCGCGCACGAGCAGCCGGTGCAGTGGCTGCTGGCGCCGCTGGCCGCGGGCGCGTCGATCGTGCTGGTGGCGAACGCGGACAAGGAGAAGCTGGCCGCCCGTGCGGAGTCGGAGCGGGTCACGCGCGTTTTGTAA
- the hrpA gene encoding ATP-dependent RNA helicase HrpA produces MHTNPAALQQRLPHLMLRDERRLRRRLDGVRKVRDPESRAKVLATITAEVEAAEARIAARAESRPEITYPEQLPVSALRDEIRDAIRDHQVVIVAGETGSGKTTQLPKICLELGRGVRGLIGHTQPRRLAARTVAERIAEELKTGLGQTVGFKVRFSDQVGDASMVKLMTDGILLAEIQNDWNLTQYDTLIIDEAHERSLNIDFILGYLKQLLPRRPDLKLVITSATIDPERFAAHFADATGKPAPIIEVSGRTYPVEVRYRPVVDPDDENSDPDRDQTTAILDAVRELQGEGPGDILVFLSGEREIRDTADALTRLDLKNTEILPLYARLSVAEQHRVFAPHPGRRVVLATNVAETSLTVPGIKYVIDPGTARISRYSHRLKVQRLPIEPISQASANQRKGRCGRVSEGICIRLYTEEDFLSRPEFTDPEILRTNLASVILQMTALGLGDLAAFPFVEPPDKRNVKDGVNLLEELGALDPVAFDPAKRLTPLGRRLAALPVDPRLARMVLEAEKNGVVREVMVIAAALSIQDPRERPQDAQQQAQQQHARFTDKDSDFLTYWNLWRYLRDRQKELSGNQFRRMCKKEYLNYLRVREWQDIYAQLREAMDVPRSAPESDGLDSQKVHTSLLTGLLSQIGLKDPEKPQEYVGARNARFVLSPGSALYRKSPRWVMAAELVETNRLWARVAAKIEPEWVEPLAQHLVKRSYSEPHWEKKQGAVVAMEKVTLYGVPLVAQRKVNYGRIDPELSRELFIRHALVEGDWQTQHTFFHANRRLIEDVEELEQKTRRRDIVVDDETLFSLYEARIPADVVSGRHFDSWWKKESRTNPGLLTFDRQMLINAGAGGVDEAAYPDEWEVEGLTLPLTYQFEPGTEADGVTVRIPLPVLNQVPVDAFEWQVPGLREELVTALIRGLPKALRRNFVPVPDHARAVLERVGPDDGPLLETLERELRRITGVTIPPDAWEVGKLPDHLRMTFRVVDEKGATVGEGKDLLALRTRLRPQTRQVLAASASSIERTGLTTWDVGTVPQTFQKQSNGYVVRAFPALVDEGKTVGLRLFDTEPEQRRAMWAGNRRLLLLALPAPARFVADMPNSTKLALARNPHGGFPALLDDVMACAVDKAMADFGGPAWDAAAYDTLLTKVRQAVGDVVADIVSWVQRILGAAYAAEQRIAATGKAASGGGMAAMAVVPALNDVRAQLAGLVHKDFITETGWQRLPDLVRYLQGIEKRLEKLPAGAQRDGQLLKQLGEVQKEYQWLLANQRPGRPAAEQITEIRWMIEELRINYYAPSLGTPSPVSDVRIFRAIDTIHP; encoded by the coding sequence ATGCACACGAATCCCGCCGCCCTTCAGCAGCGCCTCCCCCACCTGATGCTCCGCGACGAGCGGCGGCTGCGCCGTCGGCTCGACGGTGTCCGCAAGGTCCGCGACCCGGAGTCCCGGGCGAAGGTCCTGGCGACCATCACCGCGGAGGTCGAGGCCGCGGAGGCCCGGATAGCCGCGCGCGCCGAGAGCCGGCCGGAGATCACCTACCCGGAGCAGCTCCCGGTCAGCGCGCTGCGCGACGAGATCCGCGACGCGATCCGGGACCACCAGGTGGTGATCGTGGCCGGCGAGACCGGCTCCGGCAAGACCACCCAGCTGCCGAAGATCTGCCTGGAGCTGGGCCGGGGCGTGCGCGGGCTGATCGGGCACACGCAGCCGCGGCGGCTGGCCGCCCGTACCGTGGCGGAGCGGATCGCGGAGGAGCTCAAGACCGGGCTGGGGCAGACCGTCGGCTTCAAGGTGCGCTTCTCCGACCAGGTCGGCGACGCCTCGATGGTGAAGCTGATGACGGACGGCATCCTGCTCGCCGAGATCCAGAACGACTGGAACCTCACCCAGTACGACACGCTGATCATCGACGAGGCGCACGAGCGCAGCCTCAACATCGACTTCATCCTGGGCTACCTGAAGCAGTTGCTGCCGCGCCGGCCCGACCTCAAGCTCGTGATCACCTCCGCGACGATCGACCCGGAGCGGTTCGCGGCGCACTTCGCGGACGCGACCGGAAAGCCCGCGCCGATCATCGAGGTCTCCGGCCGTACGTACCCGGTGGAGGTCCGCTATCGCCCGGTCGTGGACCCGGACGACGAGAACTCGGACCCGGACCGCGACCAGACCACCGCGATTCTCGACGCGGTGCGGGAGTTGCAGGGTGAGGGCCCGGGCGACATCCTGGTCTTCCTCAGCGGCGAGCGGGAGATCCGGGACACCGCGGACGCGCTGACCAGGCTGGACCTGAAGAACACCGAGATCCTGCCGCTCTACGCGCGGCTCTCCGTGGCCGAGCAGCACCGCGTGTTCGCGCCGCATCCCGGCCGCCGTGTCGTGCTCGCCACCAACGTGGCCGAGACCTCGCTGACCGTGCCCGGCATCAAGTACGTGATCGACCCGGGCACCGCGCGCATCTCCCGGTACAGCCACCGGCTCAAGGTGCAGCGGCTGCCGATCGAGCCGATCTCCCAGGCCAGCGCGAACCAGCGCAAGGGCCGCTGCGGCCGCGTCTCCGAGGGCATCTGCATCCGGCTGTACACCGAGGAGGACTTCCTCTCCCGGCCGGAGTTCACCGACCCGGAGATCCTGCGCACCAACCTGGCCTCGGTCATCCTGCAGATGACCGCGCTCGGGCTGGGCGACCTGGCCGCGTTCCCGTTCGTGGAGCCGCCGGACAAGCGCAACGTCAAGGACGGCGTCAACCTGCTGGAGGAACTGGGCGCGCTCGACCCGGTCGCGTTCGACCCGGCGAAGCGGCTCACCCCGCTCGGCCGCCGGCTGGCCGCGCTGCCGGTCGACCCGCGCCTGGCCCGGATGGTGCTGGAGGCGGAGAAGAACGGCGTGGTCCGCGAGGTCATGGTGATCGCGGCCGCACTGTCCATCCAGGACCCGCGCGAGCGCCCGCAGGACGCGCAGCAGCAGGCCCAGCAGCAGCACGCGCGGTTCACCGACAAGGACTCGGACTTCCTGACGTACTGGAACCTGTGGCGCTATCTGCGCGACCGGCAGAAGGAGCTGTCCGGCAACCAGTTCCGCCGGATGTGCAAGAAGGAATACCTGAACTACCTGCGCGTGCGCGAGTGGCAGGACATCTACGCGCAGCTGCGCGAGGCGATGGACGTGCCGCGCTCCGCCCCGGAGTCGGACGGCCTCGACTCGCAGAAGGTGCACACGTCGCTGCTGACCGGCCTGCTCTCGCAGATCGGGCTGAAGGACCCGGAGAAGCCGCAGGAGTACGTCGGCGCGCGCAACGCCCGCTTCGTCCTCTCCCCCGGGTCCGCGCTGTACCGGAAGTCACCGCGCTGGGTGATGGCCGCGGAACTGGTCGAGACGAACCGGCTCTGGGCCCGCGTCGCCGCCAAGATAGAGCCGGAGTGGGTCGAGCCGCTGGCCCAGCACCTGGTGAAGCGCTCCTACAGCGAGCCGCACTGGGAGAAGAAGCAGGGCGCCGTGGTGGCGATGGAGAAGGTCACACTGTACGGCGTGCCGCTCGTCGCGCAGCGGAAGGTCAACTACGGCCGGATCGACCCGGAGCTGAGCCGCGAGCTGTTCATCCGGCACGCGCTCGTCGAGGGCGACTGGCAGACCCAACACACGTTCTTCCACGCCAACCGCCGGCTCATCGAGGACGTCGAGGAGCTGGAGCAGAAGACCCGCCGCCGCGACATCGTGGTCGACGACGAGACGCTGTTCTCGCTCTACGAGGCGCGCATCCCGGCCGACGTGGTCTCCGGGCGGCACTTCGACTCCTGGTGGAAGAAGGAGTCGCGCACCAACCCGGGGCTGCTCACGTTCGACCGGCAGATGCTGATCAACGCGGGTGCCGGTGGCGTGGACGAGGCCGCCTACCCGGACGAGTGGGAGGTCGAAGGGCTCACGCTGCCGCTGACCTACCAGTTCGAGCCCGGCACCGAGGCGGACGGCGTGACCGTGCGCATCCCGCTGCCGGTGCTCAACCAGGTGCCGGTGGACGCGTTCGAGTGGCAGGTGCCGGGGCTGCGCGAGGAACTGGTCACCGCGCTGATCCGCGGGCTGCCGAAGGCGCTGCGCCGCAACTTCGTACCCGTACCCGATCATGCCCGGGCCGTGCTGGAGCGCGTCGGCCCGGACGACGGCCCGCTGCTGGAGACGCTGGAACGCGAGCTGCGCCGGATCACCGGCGTGACGATCCCGCCGGACGCGTGGGAGGTCGGCAAGCTCCCCGACCACCTGCGGATGACGTTCCGGGTGGTGGACGAGAAGGGTGCCACCGTCGGCGAGGGCAAGGACCTGCTCGCGCTGCGCACCCGGCTGCGCCCGCAGACCCGCCAGGTGCTCGCCGCCTCCGCGTCCAGCATCGAACGCACCGGGCTCACCACCTGGGACGTCGGCACGGTGCCGCAGACCTTCCAGAAGCAGAGCAACGGGTACGTGGTCCGCGCGTTCCCCGCACTGGTGGACGAGGGCAAGACGGTCGGCCTGCGGCTGTTCGACACCGAGCCGGAGCAGCGGCGCGCCATGTGGGCCGGCAACCGCCGCCTGCTGCTGCTCGCGCTGCCCGCCCCGGCCCGGTTCGTCGCCGACATGCCGAACTCGACGAAGCTCGCGCTCGCCCGCAACCCGCACGGCGGCTTCCCCGCGCTGCTCGACGACGTCATGGCCTGCGCGGTCGACAAGGCGATGGCCGACTTCGGCGGGCCGGCCTGGGACGCCGCCGCGTACGACACGCTGCTGACCAAGGTCCGGCAGGCGGTCGGCGACGTGGTCGCGGACATCGTCTCCTGGGTGCAGCGCATCCTGGGCGCCGCCTACGCCGCCGAACAGCGGATCGCCGCCACCGGCAAGGCCGCGTCCGGCGGCGGCATGGCCGCGATGGCCGTGGTCCCGGCGCTCAACGACGTGCGCGCGCAGCTGGCCGGGCTGGTGCACAAGGACTTCATCACCGAGACCGGGTGGCAGCGCCTGCCGGACCTGGTGCGCTACCTGCAGGGCATCGAGAAGCGGCTGGAGAAGCTGCCCGCCGGCGCGCAGCGCGACGGCCAGTTGCTCAAGCAGCTCGGCGAGGTGCAGAAGGAGTACCAGTGGCTGCTGGCCAACCAGCGCCCCGGCCGTCCCGCGGCCGAGCAGATCACCGAGATCCGCTGGATGATCGAGGAACTCCGGATCAACTACTACGCCCCCTCCCTCGGCACCCCCTCCCCCGTCTCCGACGTCCGCATCTTCCGCGCCATCGACACCATCCACCCCTGA